From Anaerolineales bacterium, one genomic window encodes:
- a CDS encoding chloride channel protein encodes MTSVESENVAQPTHVLMRRLRNLWSRFLASPVASEEFILVFTSILIGIGAGIGAVLFRYLIRGVEWVGYEWMPDLTASWGKAYVVIVPAVGGLIVGLLVFYFAREAKGHGVPEVMEAVALKGGRIRPIVALIKSLASSLCIGSGGSVGREGPIVQIGSALGSTVGQIFRLSDERIRNLVACGAAGGIAATFNAPIAGVVFAIEIILGELSVAHFSTVVISSVTASVIGQAFFGDVAAFPLVSQYHINSIWEYFFYPLLGILAALVAVAFVKLLYGLEDLFDRWKSVPEWIQPAVGGALIGVLALVYPQFTTVQWESLPQIFNVGYEVIGSTLQSQVVLEAVFVLLVLKLLATAITLGSGGSGGVFAPSLFMGAMLGAAFGVLLQSTVPFTPAPAGAYALVGMGAVFAAAAQAPMTAVLILFELTGDYRIILPLMLTVVVATLLARKMMRKQSVYTLKLARRGVNLRYGRDVDVLQGVQVSEVMRTEIDTLDHDLSIEGFSESLGRKRHQGFPILDEEGKLWGIVTVSDLENAVRLRRPKETIVKDIGTPFEDLVLAYPDESIGDVLIKMGPRGLGRIPVVSRDDPHQLIGVIGRQDTIRAYNIAMVRRSELGQRIERTQRERSQGMEYLELALHKTDRAVGKHISELASNLPEDCIIVSIHRNSKVIIPHGHTVLREGDVITVYTRSDLIQELHRSFE; translated from the coding sequence ATGACCAGTGTAGAAAGCGAGAACGTGGCGCAGCCCACGCATGTGTTAATGCGGCGCCTGCGCAACTTATGGAGCAGGTTTCTGGCCAGTCCGGTGGCCTCAGAAGAATTCATCCTCGTATTCACCTCGATCTTGATCGGCATCGGTGCGGGGATCGGCGCGGTCCTCTTCCGATACCTGATTCGCGGCGTGGAATGGGTTGGATATGAGTGGATGCCGGATTTGACGGCCTCCTGGGGAAAAGCCTACGTGGTCATCGTGCCGGCTGTCGGCGGCTTGATCGTCGGCCTTCTCGTCTTCTATTTCGCCCGCGAGGCGAAGGGGCACGGGGTTCCGGAAGTGATGGAAGCCGTGGCGCTCAAGGGCGGGCGCATCCGTCCCATCGTGGCGTTGATCAAATCCCTGGCCTCTTCACTCTGCATCGGCAGCGGTGGTTCGGTCGGGCGCGAAGGTCCGATCGTTCAGATCGGTTCGGCCCTGGGATCTACCGTGGGCCAGATTTTCCGTCTCTCCGACGAACGCATCCGCAACCTCGTCGCCTGCGGCGCGGCTGGCGGCATCGCGGCCACGTTCAACGCACCCATCGCAGGTGTCGTATTCGCCATCGAGATCATTCTGGGTGAACTTTCGGTGGCCCATTTCAGTACGGTCGTCATTTCGTCGGTAACTGCCAGCGTGATCGGACAGGCATTCTTCGGCGACGTGGCGGCTTTTCCCCTCGTCTCGCAATACCACATCAACAGTATCTGGGAGTACTTCTTCTATCCGCTCCTGGGAATTCTGGCTGCATTGGTCGCAGTGGCCTTCGTGAAGCTGCTGTACGGCCTCGAAGACCTTTTCGACCGCTGGAAGTCCGTCCCCGAATGGATCCAGCCGGCTGTAGGGGGCGCGCTCATCGGTGTGCTGGCGCTTGTCTATCCACAATTCACGACGGTACAGTGGGAAAGCCTTCCGCAGATTTTCAACGTTGGATATGAGGTAATCGGCAGCACACTGCAGAGCCAGGTCGTTCTCGAAGCCGTCTTCGTTCTGCTCGTGTTGAAGCTGCTGGCTACGGCGATCACCCTGGGCTCCGGAGGTTCGGGAGGCGTCTTCGCGCCTTCTCTCTTCATGGGGGCAATGTTGGGCGCCGCGTTCGGGGTGCTCTTGCAGTCGACGGTGCCCTTCACACCCGCGCCTGCCGGCGCATACGCCCTGGTCGGTATGGGGGCGGTTTTTGCGGCAGCCGCGCAGGCGCCGATGACCGCCGTGTTGATCCTTTTTGAACTTACCGGCGATTACCGCATCATCCTGCCGTTGATGTTGACTGTGGTCGTAGCCACGCTGTTGGCGCGAAAAATGATGCGCAAGCAGTCGGTCTACACACTCAAACTCGCGCGGCGCGGCGTGAATCTACGCTACGGCCGCGACGTCGACGTGCTGCAGGGTGTTCAGGTGAGCGAGGTTATGCGCACGGAGATCGACACCCTCGACCACGATCTGTCCATCGAGGGCTTTTCCGAGTCACTCGGCCGGAAACGCCACCAGGGATTCCCCATCCTTGATGAAGAGGGAAAACTGTGGGGGATCGTAACGGTGAGTGATTTGGAAAATGCCGTCCGATTACGCCGGCCGAAAGAGACGATCGTAAAGGACATCGGTACGCCGTTCGAAGATCTGGTGCTTGCCTACCCGGATGAATCGATCGGGGACGTATTGATCAAGATGGGCCCTCGCGGGTTGGGTCGCATCCCCGTGGTCTCCCGTGACGATCCGCATCAATTGATCGGGGTGATTGGGCGCCAGGACACCATCCGTGCCTACAACATCGCCATGGTGCGTCGGTCGGAATTGGGCCAACGGATCGAGCGAACCCAACGCGAGCGATCACAGGGAATGGAATACCTGGAACTGGCCTTGCATAAAACCGATCGAGCGGTGGGAAAACACATTTCCGAGCTCGCCTCCAATCTGCCTGAGGATTGCATCATCGTATCGATTCATCGAAATTCCAAGGTGATCATCCCTCACGGTCATACCGTGCTCCGGGAAGGGGACGTAATTACCGTCTACACGCGCAGTGATCTCATTCAAGAACTCCATAGGTCGTTCGAGTAG